From Novosphingobium decolorationis, one genomic window encodes:
- a CDS encoding CPBP family intramembrane glutamic endopeptidase, with protein sequence MNGRLVQSLGVYVLWIVITLLGATWLLGGEEAALEELVKNGIGWQFVGASALLLGAIVVFGWRDLKFGAPHALVKVMSVPVLLLLVIASLTVVTGLPDRTTTSYVLFNTFLVGFSEEVMFRGVLFRALLENLRIWPAIIVTSVLFGAVHSLNGFNTGDWSGALLQSVAAAMSGMIFIAIVVRTGSIWPAIIYHWLWDGVLFLMGVASALDEEHAAASEVAVSGLGAVVFPLMIALPNFLWALWLLRKVRDASYREEEGASFTG encoded by the coding sequence ATGAACGGGCGTCTCGTGCAGAGCCTTGGGGTCTATGTCCTGTGGATCGTCATTACCTTGCTGGGAGCGACATGGCTGCTTGGCGGCGAAGAAGCCGCGCTTGAAGAGCTGGTGAAGAACGGGATCGGATGGCAGTTCGTCGGCGCCAGCGCGCTTCTGCTCGGCGCCATCGTGGTCTTTGGTTGGCGCGACTTGAAATTCGGGGCGCCCCACGCGCTCGTCAAGGTGATGTCGGTCCCCGTGTTGCTCCTGCTTGTCATTGCATCCCTGACCGTGGTGACAGGGCTTCCGGACCGCACGACCACGTCCTATGTCCTGTTCAACACGTTCCTCGTGGGCTTTTCGGAGGAAGTCATGTTTCGCGGGGTCCTCTTCCGGGCACTCCTCGAAAATCTGAGGATCTGGCCCGCGATCATCGTTACCAGCGTCCTGTTCGGCGCCGTCCATAGCCTCAATGGGTTCAATACCGGCGATTGGAGTGGTGCCCTTCTGCAGTCGGTCGCGGCGGCGATGAGCGGCATGATCTTCATCGCCATCGTCGTGCGCACCGGATCGATCTGGCCAGCCATTATCTATCACTGGCTCTGGGACGGCGTGCTGTTCCTGATGGGGGTGGCGAGCGCACTTGACGAGGAGCACGCAGCCGCCTCCGAGGTCGCGGTTTCCGGTCTGGGGGCCGTCGTGTTCCCACTGATGATCGCGCTGCCCAATTTCCTGTGGGCCCTGTGGCTGCTGCGCAAGGTGCGCGACGCAAGCTATCGCGAGGAGGAGGGCGCGAGTTTCACCGGCTGA
- a CDS encoding P1 family peptidase, translating into MASVGAALGAAISAPGRAGEGAQDVRGAGVPIGILPAGPRDAITDVAGVCVGHVTLEQGRDIHTGVTAILPHGGNLWQDKVPAGFFVANGFGKFAGSTQIEELGEIETPILLTNTLSVPEAMAASVEWTLDQPGNEEVRTVNAVVGETNDGFLNDIRGRHVTIADARRAIETAGEGPVAEGAVGAGTGTVAFGWKGGIGTASRELPLSLGGWTVGVLVQVNYGGVLSVAGTPVGQELGQYLYKDKLPEKSADGSVVIVIATDAPLSDRNLRRLAERAFVGVARTGSAFSNGSGDYAVAFSTAMDVRRTAPRRKEQAVYSELSNDRMTPLFQAVAEASEESVYNALFAAHDVAGHRGTIRALPAAQVRGLVRKRARLQN; encoded by the coding sequence TTGGCGAGCGTTGGGGCAGCCCTTGGCGCTGCGATCTCGGCGCCGGGCCGTGCCGGAGAGGGGGCGCAGGATGTGCGCGGAGCGGGCGTGCCGATTGGTATCCTGCCCGCAGGGCCGCGCGATGCGATCACTGATGTCGCCGGCGTGTGCGTGGGGCATGTGACCCTCGAGCAGGGGCGCGACATTCACACCGGCGTAACGGCAATCCTCCCGCACGGTGGTAACCTGTGGCAGGACAAGGTGCCCGCCGGTTTCTTCGTCGCCAATGGCTTTGGCAAGTTTGCAGGCTCGACCCAGATCGAGGAACTGGGCGAGATCGAGACGCCCATTCTCCTCACCAATACCCTCTCCGTGCCTGAGGCCATGGCGGCCAGCGTGGAATGGACGCTGGACCAGCCCGGCAATGAGGAGGTTCGCACCGTCAACGCGGTCGTGGGCGAGACCAACGATGGTTTCCTCAATGATATTCGTGGCCGCCATGTCACCATTGCCGATGCCCGCCGTGCTATCGAGACCGCGGGGGAGGGGCCAGTTGCCGAAGGCGCGGTCGGAGCCGGCACGGGCACGGTGGCCTTTGGCTGGAAAGGCGGCATAGGCACCGCCTCGCGCGAGTTGCCCTTGAGTTTGGGAGGCTGGACGGTCGGCGTTCTGGTCCAGGTCAACTACGGCGGCGTGCTGAGCGTTGCCGGAACCCCGGTCGGCCAGGAACTTGGCCAGTATCTCTACAAGGACAAGCTGCCCGAGAAGAGCGCGGATGGCTCTGTCGTCATCGTGATCGCAACCGATGCACCGCTCTCGGATCGCAACTTGCGCCGCCTCGCGGAACGCGCTTTCGTGGGCGTCGCGCGGACAGGCTCGGCTTTCTCCAACGGATCGGGCGATTATGCCGTGGCGTTCTCCACGGCCATGGACGTGCGCCGTACCGCGCCGCGCCGAAAGGAGCAGGCGGTCTACTCCGAACTCTCGAACGATCGCATGACCCCGCTTTTCCAGGCGGTCGCCGAAGCCAGCGAGGAAAGCGTCTACAACGCCCTGTTCGCGGCGCACGATGTTGCCGGCCATCGCGGAACGATCCGCGCACTGCCGGCGGCGCAAGTGCGCGGCCTCGTCCGGAAGCGCGCACGACTGCAGAACTGA
- a CDS encoding ATP-grasp domain-containing protein has translation MRILVTGAGGAAAVSIWKSLGGDHELYMADIDPLAAGLYLVPPERRLIIARGDSPALVPDLLEACRARAIELLVPTVDVELAPLAAERTRFAQVGTTMAISPVETLRLCRDKQALMDAVEGEVPCPSSVPLTPEIAAATTHFPRFAKPREGAGSRGIARIDGTEDLAAQPLDGTVMLQEYLPCEEVSVDVYVRADGRVIAAVARVRMKIDSGIAVASRTIHDEPLLAAVRRTAEVIGIRGTANIQFKRAQDGVYKLLEVNPRYPGTLPLTAAAGVDMPKLMVTGLEGGKLPEGPMPFQDLMVVRYWTEEYFDTAQWEALCPRS, from the coding sequence ATGCGCATACTTGTCACCGGAGCCGGAGGCGCGGCCGCCGTCAGTATCTGGAAGAGCCTTGGGGGCGATCACGAACTCTACATGGCGGACATCGATCCGCTGGCCGCGGGGCTCTATCTGGTGCCGCCCGAGCGGCGCCTCATCATCGCGCGCGGCGATTCCCCCGCGCTGGTGCCGGACCTGCTCGAGGCGTGCCGTGCGCGCGCAATCGAGCTGCTCGTGCCCACCGTTGACGTCGAACTGGCTCCGCTCGCCGCCGAGCGTACCCGGTTCGCGCAGGTGGGCACGACGATGGCGATATCACCTGTGGAAACCTTGCGCCTGTGCCGCGACAAGCAGGCCCTGATGGACGCGGTCGAGGGCGAGGTCCCCTGCCCCTCAAGCGTCCCGCTGACACCCGAGATCGCGGCAGCTACCACACATTTTCCACGCTTTGCCAAACCGCGCGAGGGTGCCGGCTCGCGCGGGATCGCGCGGATCGATGGCACCGAGGATCTTGCCGCGCAGCCGCTGGACGGGACGGTCATGCTGCAGGAATATCTGCCCTGCGAGGAAGTCTCGGTCGATGTCTACGTACGCGCCGATGGCCGGGTGATCGCAGCGGTTGCGCGCGTGCGCATGAAGATCGATTCCGGTATCGCGGTCGCCTCGCGCACGATCCACGACGAGCCGCTGCTGGCGGCGGTCCGGCGCACGGCCGAAGTGATCGGCATTCGCGGCACGGCCAACATCCAGTTCAAGCGCGCGCAGGATGGCGTCTACAAGCTGCTCGAAGTGAACCCGCGCTATCCCGGGACCCTGCCGCTGACCGCTGCGGCGGGAGTTGACATGCCAAAGCTTATGGTCACCGGGCTGGAAGGCGGGAAGCTGCCGGAAGGGCCCATGCCGTTCCAGGACCTGATGGTCGTGCGCTACTGGACCGAAGAGTACTTCGACACCGCGCAGTGGGAAGCCTTGTGCCCCCGCAGCTGA
- a CDS encoding tetratricopeptide repeat protein has protein sequence MAVTLILLPPPAAAQDGACDIEEIQRMFGMTPRPLSKLRKSLHTCEATGATDYRVSLFLGVLAREDGEQDTAIAHLRRAVQMAPAETNPALELGVTLEAAHPDEARAIYTNLLAREPALRPARLGLARVARRQNHLHEAETLYRQLLEQDPADIDARNGLSWLALARHRPRRAQQGFEEVLRTEPGNAEARAGLAMIGDVHHYTLEMGGIIASTPETSSHGVQLHGTAALGAFDTLELGWSHASADIATVSANGLTIFPRDDVTLGYQRLVPLGYAISVVYDYRGHGALPTEHWIDGSVTIYLTDRVRWSGGYRKSFGDALYDGRLLRTGLGVDVAPRWQLTATLYNSQQAAFEDYRSLWSGALDITYAGPHELVLSAGVGVSPAIDNRDLHLSALVAISGHVALRLAASHNSYSSAQSLRAGLRMAW, from the coding sequence ATGGCAGTGACCCTGATTCTCTTGCCGCCCCCTGCGGCCGCGCAGGACGGGGCATGCGATATCGAGGAAATCCAGCGGATGTTCGGCATGACCCCGCGTCCGCTGTCGAAGCTCCGAAAGTCCCTCCACACGTGCGAGGCCACGGGCGCAACCGACTACCGCGTCTCTCTTTTTCTGGGCGTCCTTGCCCGTGAGGACGGCGAACAGGATACAGCCATCGCCCATCTGCGCCGGGCAGTGCAGATGGCCCCGGCCGAAACCAATCCCGCGCTCGAACTTGGCGTTACGCTGGAAGCTGCACATCCCGACGAGGCGCGCGCTATCTACACGAACCTCCTCGCGCGTGAGCCGGCGCTGCGGCCCGCCCGCCTCGGACTGGCCCGGGTCGCCCGTCGGCAAAACCATCTGCACGAGGCCGAAACGCTTTACCGGCAGCTGCTGGAGCAGGACCCTGCCGACATCGACGCCCGCAACGGGCTGTCCTGGCTGGCTCTCGCCCGCCATCGCCCGCGCCGCGCGCAGCAAGGCTTCGAAGAGGTCCTGCGCACCGAGCCCGGCAACGCCGAGGCCCGGGCCGGTCTCGCCATGATCGGCGATGTCCATCACTATACACTGGAAATGGGCGGCATCATCGCCTCCACCCCCGAAACCTCATCGCACGGTGTGCAGCTGCACGGGACCGCGGCGCTGGGCGCCTTCGACACACTCGAACTGGGATGGAGCCATGCCAGCGCGGATATCGCGACCGTGTCGGCCAACGGCCTCACCATATTCCCGCGCGACGATGTCACGCTGGGCTACCAGCGCCTCGTCCCGCTCGGCTATGCGATTTCGGTGGTCTATGACTACCGCGGACACGGCGCGCTGCCGACCGAGCACTGGATCGATGGCAGCGTGACGATCTACCTCACCGACCGGGTGCGCTGGAGCGGGGGCTATCGCAAGTCGTTCGGCGATGCGCTCTACGACGGACGCCTGCTGCGCACGGGGCTGGGCGTGGACGTCGCACCGCGCTGGCAACTGACGGCAACGCTCTACAACTCGCAGCAGGCGGCCTTCGAGGATTACCGCAGCCTCTGGAGCGGCGCGCTCGACATCACCTATGCAGGGCCGCACGAGTTGGTGCTGAGCGCCGGCGTCGGCGTCTCTCCGGCCATCGACAACCGCGACCTGCACCTCAGTGCCCTGGTGGCCATTTCGGGCCACGTGGCGCTGCGTCTTGCCGCCAGCCACAATTCGTACAGTTCGGCGCAGAGCCTGAGAGCGGGCCTGCGCATGGCCTGGTGA
- a CDS encoding glycosyltransferase gives MDAILALVCFGLVVLGMVPTAASFAQYLLVGLHGIRNHYARAGSATPRVAFLLPAWNEADVLGTSIDQLMAIDYPAGAWRLYIVDDASTDHTPEVMAGKMAQYPGAVFHLRREKGGQGKAHTLNHGIAQVLADDWAEAVMIMDADVLFEAQTLRRMVRHLADPEVGGVTAYVKEGSQPGGLLTRFIGFEYVTAQAAARRAQNVMGGLACMAGGAQLHSRANLEAIGAAIDTSTLAEDTFTTFRTVLAGRRVLLDPNAVVWAEEPDSVAALWKQRLRWCRGNLQIMRAFAHIWFRPWRNHLLGDWAFGVLWFSVALMPVFMLAGSVGLVGLFELWPSWVLIAFESVWLLTFVSFLFQTLFSFAIDPAEARRSWFEGLAFPGLLALGIMAIALVAPFADLCWLSGAKPTFWGNILAHVILGWSAISTFAAWGIYRLDKAGAPKWLRNLLLVLFGYGPLLCAITFASIVAELRKADAKWDKTVKTGKVKLPRT, from the coding sequence ATGGATGCAATCCTGGCTCTTGTGTGTTTTGGCCTCGTCGTGCTGGGCATGGTTCCGACAGCTGCGTCCTTTGCGCAGTACCTGCTCGTCGGTTTGCACGGCATCCGCAACCACTATGCGCGCGCGGGATCGGCTACGCCGCGGGTCGCCTTCCTGCTGCCAGCCTGGAATGAGGCCGATGTCCTGGGAACCAGCATCGACCAACTCATGGCGATCGATTATCCCGCCGGAGCCTGGCGCCTCTACATCGTCGATGATGCCAGCACCGACCATACCCCCGAGGTGATGGCGGGCAAGATGGCGCAATATCCCGGCGCGGTGTTCCATCTGCGCCGCGAGAAGGGGGGGCAGGGCAAGGCCCATACGCTCAATCACGGGATTGCGCAGGTCCTCGCCGACGACTGGGCCGAGGCGGTCATGATCATGGACGCCGATGTCCTGTTCGAGGCGCAGACCTTGCGGCGGATGGTGCGCCACCTTGCCGATCCCGAGGTGGGCGGGGTCACCGCCTACGTGAAAGAGGGAAGCCAGCCCGGCGGCCTGCTCACCCGCTTCATCGGCTTCGAATACGTGACCGCCCAAGCCGCGGCCCGGCGCGCGCAAAACGTCATGGGCGGCCTGGCCTGCATGGCCGGAGGCGCGCAGCTTCACAGCCGCGCGAACCTGGAAGCCATCGGCGCGGCGATCGACACTTCGACGCTGGCCGAGGACACCTTCACCACCTTCCGTACCGTGCTGGCCGGACGCCGCGTGCTGCTTGATCCCAACGCCGTGGTCTGGGCCGAGGAGCCCGACAGCGTGGCGGCGCTGTGGAAGCAGCGCCTGCGCTGGTGCCGGGGGAACCTCCAGATCATGCGCGCCTTTGCGCATATCTGGTTCCGTCCCTGGCGCAACCATCTGCTGGGCGATTGGGCCTTCGGAGTGCTGTGGTTCAGCGTGGCGCTGATGCCGGTATTCATGCTGGCCGGGTCGGTGGGGCTGGTCGGCCTGTTCGAACTCTGGCCGAGCTGGGTCCTCATTGCCTTCGAGAGCGTGTGGTTGCTCACGTTCGTCTCGTTCCTGTTCCAGACCCTGTTCTCCTTCGCAATCGATCCGGCCGAGGCGCGGCGTTCTTGGTTCGAGGGGCTTGCCTTTCCCGGATTGCTTGCGCTTGGGATCATGGCCATCGCGCTGGTCGCCCCTTTCGCCGACCTCTGCTGGCTCTCCGGCGCGAAGCCGACATTCTGGGGCAACATCCTTGCGCATGTGATCCTGGGCTGGTCCGCGATCTCGACCTTTGCGGCCTGGGGCATCTATCGATTGGACAAGGCCGGCGCGCCCAAGTGGCTGCGCAACCTGTTGCTGGTGCTGTTCGGCTATGGCCCGCTGTTGTGCGCGATCACCTTTGCCTCCATCGTGGCCGAACTGAGGAAGGCGGATGCCAAATGGGACAAGACGGTGAAGACGGGCAAGGTCAAGCTTCCACGGACGTGA
- a CDS encoding histidine phosphatase family protein, whose translation MPPQLTWLIRHGQSASNAGQPVEGHAEVPLTPLGHAQARELAMRVERAPDRIVVSPFRRAEETAAPIRARWPAVPCETWPIGELTYLSPARCHGTTGETRRPLVAAYWERCDPDYRDGPDAESFRAFLERLRDFHARLLALDVGFALVVGHGQFFRGYLHALASDFTVSPDWMRAYREHETTQPLANCAVVPLTREAMQRSRS comes from the coding sequence GTGCCCCCGCAGCTGACCTGGCTCATCCGCCATGGCCAGAGCGCGTCCAATGCCGGACAGCCGGTCGAGGGGCACGCCGAGGTGCCGCTCACGCCTCTCGGCCATGCCCAGGCGCGCGAGCTTGCCATGCGGGTGGAGCGCGCTCCGGATCGCATCGTTGTCTCACCCTTCCGCCGGGCCGAGGAAACCGCCGCCCCGATCCGGGCGCGTTGGCCCGCTGTTCCTTGCGAAACCTGGCCGATCGGCGAACTGACCTACCTCAGCCCCGCCCGCTGTCACGGCACGACGGGCGAGACGCGCCGCCCCCTCGTGGCGGCCTATTGGGAGCGCTGCGATCCCGACTATCGCGACGGGCCGGATGCGGAAAGCTTCCGCGCCTTTCTGGAGCGGCTGAGGGACTTTCACGCCCGCCTCCTTGCCCTCGACGTCGGTTTCGCGCTCGTCGTCGGCCATGGCCAGTTCTTCCGCGGCTACCTCCATGCTCTCGCCTCCGATTTTACGGTCAGCCCGGACTGGATGCGCGCCTACCGCGAACATGAAACCACGCAGCCCCTTGCAAACTGTGCGGTCGTGCCGCTCACACGTGAAGCGATGCAAAGAAGTCGGTCATGA
- a CDS encoding PIG-L family deacetylase produces the protein MHILVVTPFPDTAEVVRRAFEPLPDVALELARDSDAAMHLVATRPYDLVAAEPDRTPGGFALLKYIKYNYRWTATLIVMQSEKPRLLREALRCHVDGLILRPSGPEAFVEEVMLLAREANARRQRQQKRVLAIGAHPDDVEIGCGGALARHFADYDVIRILTLSRGAAGGDTNLRLSEAHDAAAMLGARLRIENLPDTAIEPGGETIAIIQDAIAQMGATHVYTHTIEDTHQDHRAVHTASLVAARAVPNVYCYQSPSSTTRFEPQRYVDITSFIEKKIGLIGAYKSQIDRMVSIQPDVILSSAHYWGRFAGYVLAEPFQVVRERDMVQATYPLRDDALAAQSDIEGN, from the coding sequence TTGCACATCCTTGTCGTCACGCCCTTCCCTGACACTGCCGAGGTGGTCCGACGCGCCTTCGAGCCCCTCCCCGACGTCGCGCTTGAGCTTGCCCGCGACAGTGATGCGGCGATGCATCTTGTCGCGACGCGCCCCTACGATCTCGTCGCGGCCGAACCGGACCGCACGCCCGGCGGGTTCGCCCTCCTCAAGTACATCAAGTACAACTACCGCTGGACGGCCACGCTGATCGTCATGCAGAGCGAGAAGCCCCGCCTCCTGCGCGAGGCGCTGAGGTGCCACGTCGATGGCCTCATCCTGCGCCCCTCCGGCCCCGAGGCCTTCGTCGAGGAAGTCATGCTCTTGGCGCGCGAGGCCAACGCCCGCCGCCAGCGCCAGCAAAAGCGTGTGCTCGCCATCGGGGCGCATCCCGATGACGTGGAGATCGGCTGCGGCGGCGCGCTCGCGCGTCATTTTGCCGACTACGACGTCATCCGCATCCTCACCCTTTCGCGCGGGGCGGCCGGAGGAGACACCAACCTGCGCCTGTCCGAAGCGCACGATGCCGCCGCCATGCTCGGCGCGCGGCTGCGCATCGAGAACCTGCCCGACACCGCGATCGAACCGGGCGGGGAGACCATCGCCATCATCCAGGATGCGATCGCCCAGATGGGCGCGACCCACGTCTACACCCACACGATCGAGGACACCCACCAGGACCACCGCGCCGTCCATACCGCCAGCCTCGTCGCCGCGCGCGCGGTACCCAATGTCTACTGCTACCAGAGCCCGTCCTCGACCACCAGGTTCGAGCCCCAGCGCTATGTCGACATCACCAGTTTCATCGAGAAGAAGATCGGGCTCATCGGCGCCTACAAGAGCCAGATCGACCGGATGGTCTCGATCCAGCCCGACGTGATTCTGTCTTCGGCGCACTACTGGGGACGTTTCGCGGGCTACGTCCTGGCCGAGCCGTTCCAGGTCGTGCGTGAGCGCGACATGGTCCAGGCGACCTACCCGCTGCGCGATGACGCACTGGCCGCCCAAAGCGATATCGAGGGGAACTGA
- a CDS encoding M13 family metallopeptidase produces MSIPQEKSAARSRLSRPRSAAALCALTILGTLAGGLEAGADAPASAGADELAFSVENMDPGVSPREDFYRFAAGGWLTRVPRPEDRASYSFPVIQGKIINDQLQTLVDSAVNSAVSAPRGSSRQLVGDFYKAYMNLEHRRAQGMAPLVQEFARIDGLSSKEDLTGFLVDEAKTNGLSLLVGFGPSPDLSDSSRYAIFGATGSTALKEERDVYRAEDSAPRRLAYRAYVHDLLQVAGYEESEAARVTALVLDLETELDKAKLTRAQARDFNRLNNRMTLAQAQALIPRVDIAAYLAAMGIPAPEEIIVTEPAYFRAVSAIIDSRPLGDFKDYTKFRVIEQFSGLLSPAFDEPKRALNQAFTGVATLRPIDERAIAEIQGSLGQPFSQLYVETYYDEDTRRRTLELISYIMAAMERRIPTRTWLSPETKAEAMAKLKAFENKVGYPEQWIDYSGVTIVPDDPVANARAIMAFALERELSKLGGPVRNDDFNQKSTLPIAMNAAYAFFDNGFQITAAISQAPAFEPNADPAVRFCRFGAIIGHETTHGFDSIGRQFDAKGNLRDWWTKADAAAFTTEAQKLIDQTSSTPLAPGHANDGTLWVGENMADVGGIKLAYTALMDYLKAHPDEDRKIDGYSQAQRCFIAWTQMWAENATTEYLINIAESGDHPPSLYRTVAPLQHFDAWYAAFGIREGDPMWLAPEKRVNTW; encoded by the coding sequence ATGAGCATTCCGCAGGAAAAATCGGCCGCGAGATCGCGGCTCTCCCGGCCCCGTTCCGCAGCCGCGCTGTGCGCTCTGACCATTCTGGGAACGCTCGCAGGGGGGCTTGAGGCGGGGGCGGATGCGCCCGCCAGCGCCGGAGCCGACGAACTCGCCTTCTCCGTGGAGAATATGGATCCCGGCGTAAGTCCGCGTGAAGACTTCTATCGCTTTGCCGCGGGCGGTTGGCTCACCCGTGTGCCGCGCCCCGAGGATCGCGCTTCCTACAGCTTTCCGGTAATTCAAGGGAAGATCATAAACGACCAGCTGCAGACCTTGGTCGATAGTGCGGTAAATTCGGCAGTGAGTGCCCCGAGAGGCAGTTCGCGCCAGTTGGTGGGGGACTTCTACAAGGCATACATGAACCTCGAGCATCGCCGCGCGCAGGGCATGGCGCCGCTTGTACAGGAGTTTGCAAGGATCGATGGCCTCTCCTCCAAGGAGGACCTGACCGGATTCCTCGTCGATGAAGCGAAAACGAACGGTCTCAGCCTGCTCGTCGGCTTCGGCCCATCGCCGGACCTGTCGGACAGTTCGCGTTACGCCATCTTCGGCGCCACCGGGTCGACGGCGCTCAAGGAGGAGCGCGATGTCTACCGGGCCGAAGACAGCGCTCCGCGGCGGCTTGCCTACCGCGCCTATGTCCATGACCTGCTGCAGGTTGCCGGATATGAGGAGAGCGAAGCCGCGCGGGTGACAGCGCTGGTGCTCGATCTCGAAACCGAACTCGACAAGGCCAAGTTGACGCGCGCGCAAGCCCGGGACTTCAATCGTCTCAATAATCGGATGACGCTGGCACAGGCGCAAGCTCTGATCCCCCGGGTCGACATCGCCGCCTACCTGGCCGCTATGGGTATTCCCGCGCCGGAGGAGATCATCGTCACCGAACCGGCCTATTTCAGGGCCGTTTCCGCGATCATCGACAGCCGGCCGTTGGGGGATTTCAAGGACTATACGAAGTTTCGCGTGATCGAGCAGTTCAGCGGCCTTCTTTCCCCTGCATTCGATGAACCCAAGCGGGCGCTGAATCAGGCTTTCACCGGGGTGGCGACCTTGCGTCCCATTGACGAGCGCGCGATCGCTGAAATTCAAGGATCGCTGGGGCAGCCATTCAGCCAACTCTATGTCGAGACCTATTATGACGAGGACACGCGTCGCCGAACCCTGGAACTGATATCCTACATCATGGCTGCGATGGAACGGCGCATTCCAACGCGTACCTGGCTCTCGCCCGAGACCAAGGCTGAAGCGATGGCCAAGCTCAAGGCCTTCGAAAACAAGGTCGGGTATCCCGAGCAGTGGATCGACTATTCGGGAGTGACGATCGTTCCCGATGATCCCGTTGCCAATGCAAGGGCGATCATGGCCTTCGCCCTGGAACGCGAGCTTTCCAAATTGGGCGGGCCCGTCCGCAACGATGACTTCAACCAGAAGAGCACGCTGCCAATTGCGATGAACGCGGCCTATGCCTTCTTCGACAATGGCTTCCAGATCACGGCTGCGATCTCGCAGGCGCCGGCCTTCGAGCCGAACGCGGACCCGGCGGTGCGTTTCTGTCGTTTCGGGGCCATCATCGGCCATGAGACGACCCACGGCTTCGACAGCATCGGACGGCAATTCGATGCGAAGGGCAACCTGCGCGACTGGTGGACGAAGGCCGATGCAGCGGCCTTCACAACCGAGGCGCAAAAGCTGATCGACCAGACGTCCAGCACCCCGCTGGCTCCCGGACATGCCAATGACGGCACCTTGTGGGTCGGTGAGAACATGGCCGATGTCGGAGGAATCAAGCTCGCCTACACGGCGCTGATGGATTACCTCAAGGCTCATCCCGACGAGGACCGCAAGATCGACGGCTACTCGCAAGCCCAGCGTTGTTTCATCGCCTGGACCCAGATGTGGGCGGAAAACGCCACCACCGAGTACCTGATCAACATCGCCGAGAGCGGAGACCATCCTCCCAGCCTGTACCGCACGGTTGCGCCCTTGCAGCATTTTGACGCCTGGTACGCCGCATTCGGCATTCGCGAAGGTGATCCAATGTGGCTCGCCCCTGAAAAGAGGGTGAATACATGGTGA